One window of the Rufibacter radiotolerans genome contains the following:
- a CDS encoding translocation/assembly module TamB domain-containing protein produces MVILVVVLVGGLAIALRFPGVQTQVAQKAASVLSETIDHQVTIESVDVKFFKRVVLDSVRVLDRKQKTLFYVGQAEADIGFFRLFETGWTQVPLFRSGWTVPLPYIKVQPNRLDITSLTLTNPEANLIQYKGTDSLNMSSFIRALTNLIKSDTTQAKKPFQFKIEQIILKNGLFTYHDYNEPFTDYGLDYQHMDLEKINGKFSDINLKGDTIQVLVTSLTTKDRTSGTHLKDLDTRMTFAPTFWEWDNLNLRVNNSHLAKYVRFDYERFGNFAQFNDSMNVTATFDSTYVTSDDISLFAEVLKDWDEEVLLSGKVKGKVKDFRAQDVDIRYGQYTHITGDIAAEGLPNFRNTFTDLHLGPSSINARDLRKLIPQKAYAMAARAGTVRLEGDFTGFYNDFVANGSFKTPLGNLVSDINLKFDKNNADRSSYKGYLKTSGFDVGGLLGDRSVIKSVALDGRVQGSGFSLQTAHLKADATINSINLNNYNFRNIVVNADLSRQTFDGDIKINDPNLNLTASGNINLQNNQHIFDLKTNIKRADLRALGLTKQAVVLSTTADVDFNGIDLDKIYGVADFKNTRLQYGGKEVAIDSLSVESHFHDGIRELHIGSEVLALQAGGNFLYSRFFQDLETLYEEYLLNLENNPAKIASYYRRKPKTPPSSYEVDLSVHLRHINPVLHAFAPDVSISDFSTVEGTFRNGPTSVLNLISQIDTILYKDNEFYKNNIEVTSSKLWNSPDVLANAIVTSERQKLGSAGNTEKLYVEGVWNERLISFSSNIAQSGTSNRANISGNVAFALNKVNLVFNPSNINILDKVWTISPNNNIVFGGKTVNFNNITLSNGPQSVNISGTLSPNPQDLLTVSLTDFRLENLNPLLPEKLDGRLNGELYLKDLYNDIQLSSKLAVDSFTVGTQYIGNVAGTTTWDNRQSRMNVDLGISRDQQKVLSLTGTFNPSGGKQELDMLAVMDDAQLKLVEPFLKTIMSDMGGTMDGRVRITGKLSGPILKGSVMVSEGSFVFNYLNTKYTFADRVYFSENEISFQNVRLRDIYNNTAVLNGGIFHDGFDNMVLDLRARFNRFMVLNTTRADNPLYYGTAFATGEVTALGATDNLQVNITARSDERTNISIPLDNSTTLERQNFVTFVNRNPAKQDSTGTATPLVKKGLDLSGIRLNFNLDVNENAYIELIFDERTGDIIRGRGKGNIRMEIDTRGEFAMYGNYEIVQGRYNFTMLGLVNKEFNVRPGGTVTWNGDPLEGLLNITATYTQRVSLEPILALSQQQSQSAAARSRYPVTAVMDLDGPLTTPQIRLNLEFNDTPSLLEDQITRYLNNIRNDEQELNRQVFSLLAFKRLSAQDEFQVGLVGDLGSSVGELFSNQLSYWLSQIDTNLEVDIGVSGYGDQVLDDVQLRLSYTFLEGRLKVTREGSVSNTNRFGNNRSTAAGDWSVEYYLSKSGQLRLRATYETTPRDFEANTTASRQTVSVLHQANFDQFGELFRRRHLSKRARRALERQQPDYNIDTDDRTPVPPKVLQ; encoded by the coding sequence TTGGTTATCTTGGTGGTAGTGCTGGTGGGGGGACTCGCCATTGCCTTGCGTTTTCCGGGAGTGCAGACCCAGGTGGCCCAAAAAGCGGCCAGCGTCCTCTCTGAAACCATTGACCATCAGGTCACCATTGAATCTGTAGACGTCAAGTTCTTTAAACGGGTGGTGCTGGACAGCGTACGCGTTCTGGACCGAAAGCAGAAAACCCTCTTTTACGTAGGCCAGGCCGAGGCCGACATTGGGTTTTTCAGGCTCTTTGAGACGGGTTGGACGCAGGTCCCCTTGTTCCGCTCTGGCTGGACCGTGCCCCTCCCCTACATCAAGGTGCAGCCCAACCGGCTGGATATTACCTCCCTTACCCTCACCAACCCAGAGGCTAATCTTATTCAGTACAAAGGCACGGACTCGCTTAACATGAGTTCCTTTATCAGGGCCCTTACCAACCTCATAAAAAGCGATACCACCCAGGCCAAAAAGCCCTTCCAGTTCAAGATAGAGCAAATCATTCTGAAGAACGGTCTGTTTACCTATCATGACTATAATGAGCCCTTCACAGACTATGGCCTGGATTACCAGCACATGGACCTGGAGAAGATCAACGGCAAATTCTCTGACATAAACCTGAAGGGCGACACCATTCAGGTGCTGGTCACCAGCCTGACCACCAAAGACAGAACCTCGGGCACGCACCTGAAGGACCTTGACACGCGCATGACCTTTGCGCCTACTTTCTGGGAGTGGGACAATTTGAACCTGCGGGTGAACAATAGCCACCTGGCCAAATACGTCCGGTTTGATTATGAACGGTTCGGGAACTTCGCGCAGTTCAATGACAGCATGAACGTGACGGCTACCTTTGACAGCACCTACGTGACCTCAGATGACATCTCGCTGTTTGCCGAGGTGCTCAAAGACTGGGATGAGGAGGTACTGCTCTCCGGCAAGGTGAAAGGCAAGGTAAAGGACTTCAGGGCCCAGGACGTGGACATCCGGTACGGGCAATACACCCACATTACCGGCGACATTGCCGCCGAGGGCCTGCCCAATTTCAGGAACACCTTTACCGACCTGCACCTGGGACCTAGCAGCATCAACGCCCGCGACCTGCGCAAGTTAATTCCCCAAAAAGCCTATGCCATGGCTGCCCGAGCCGGTACTGTGCGGCTGGAAGGCGATTTCACCGGTTTCTACAATGACTTTGTGGCCAACGGGTCTTTCAAGACGCCACTCGGGAACCTGGTCTCTGACATTAACCTGAAGTTTGACAAAAACAATGCGGATCGGTCCTCCTACAAAGGTTACCTAAAAACGAGCGGCTTTGACGTGGGCGGGCTGCTGGGTGACCGGAGCGTGATTAAATCAGTGGCCCTGGACGGACGGGTGCAGGGCAGCGGTTTCAGTCTGCAGACGGCCCACCTGAAGGCAGATGCCACCATCAACTCCATCAACCTCAACAACTACAACTTCCGCAACATTGTGGTGAACGCAGACTTGAGCCGCCAGACCTTTGACGGCGACATCAAGATCAATGACCCTAACCTGAACCTCACTGCCTCGGGTAACATCAACCTCCAGAACAACCAGCACATCTTTGACCTGAAGACCAACATAAAGCGCGCCGACCTGCGGGCCCTGGGCCTAACCAAGCAAGCCGTGGTGCTCTCTACCACCGCCGACGTGGATTTCAATGGCATTGACCTGGACAAGATCTATGGCGTAGCCGATTTCAAAAACACCCGCTTGCAATATGGCGGCAAAGAAGTGGCCATTGACTCGCTTTCCGTGGAGTCCCATTTCCATGACGGAATCAGGGAACTGCACATAGGCTCTGAAGTCCTGGCCCTGCAGGCCGGCGGAAACTTCCTGTACTCCAGATTCTTCCAGGACCTGGAAACCCTGTATGAAGAGTACCTGCTGAACCTGGAAAACAACCCGGCCAAGATTGCCAGCTACTACCGTCGCAAGCCAAAAACTCCACCTTCTTCTTATGAGGTAGACCTGTCAGTGCACCTGCGGCACATTAACCCGGTGTTGCATGCCTTTGCGCCAGATGTCTCCATCTCAGATTTCTCTACCGTAGAAGGCACTTTCCGGAACGGCCCCACCTCAGTACTGAACCTCATCAGTCAGATAGACACCATTCTTTATAAGGACAATGAGTTTTACAAGAACAACATAGAAGTGACGTCATCTAAGCTTTGGAACAGCCCAGACGTATTGGCCAACGCCATTGTCACCTCTGAGCGCCAGAAACTGGGCAGCGCCGGCAACACCGAGAAACTGTACGTGGAAGGGGTCTGGAACGAGCGCCTCATTAGTTTCTCCAGCAACATTGCGCAGTCCGGAACCTCCAACCGGGCCAACATCAGTGGGAACGTAGCATTTGCTCTGAACAAGGTGAACCTGGTCTTTAACCCCTCCAACATCAACATCCTGGACAAGGTCTGGACTATCTCCCCCAACAATAACATTGTTTTTGGCGGCAAAACCGTCAATTTCAATAACATTACCCTTTCCAACGGGCCGCAGAGCGTGAACATTTCGGGTACCCTCTCCCCTAACCCCCAGGATTTACTTACCGTAAGCCTCACCGATTTCCGGCTGGAGAACCTGAACCCGCTGCTACCCGAAAAGCTGGACGGCAGGCTCAACGGGGAACTGTACCTCAAAGACCTATACAATGACATTCAGCTTTCGTCTAAGCTGGCGGTTGATTCCTTTACCGTGGGGACCCAGTACATAGGCAACGTGGCTGGCACCACCACCTGGGACAACCGGCAGAGCCGGATGAACGTGGACCTAGGCATTAGCCGGGACCAGCAGAAAGTGCTCTCACTTACCGGTACCTTTAACCCGTCTGGCGGCAAGCAGGAACTGGACATGCTGGCCGTAATGGATGACGCTCAACTGAAACTGGTGGAACCGTTCCTGAAGACCATCATGTCTGACATGGGCGGCACCATGGACGGGCGCGTGCGTATTACGGGCAAGTTGAGCGGCCCCATCCTGAAAGGATCAGTGATGGTGTCTGAAGGTTCCTTTGTCTTCAATTACCTGAACACCAAATACACCTTCGCGGACCGCGTGTACTTCAGTGAGAATGAGATCTCGTTCCAGAACGTGCGCTTGCGCGATATCTACAACAACACGGCGGTATTGAACGGGGGCATTTTCCATGACGGCTTTGACAACATGGTGCTGGACCTGCGCGCCCGGTTCAACCGCTTCATGGTCCTGAACACCACCCGTGCCGATAACCCACTTTACTATGGGACTGCCTTCGCCACCGGAGAGGTGACCGCTTTGGGCGCCACCGATAACCTGCAGGTGAACATCACCGCCCGCAGCGACGAAAGAACCAACATCTCCATTCCCCTGGACAATTCCACGACCCTTGAACGGCAGAACTTTGTCACCTTCGTGAACAGAAACCCCGCCAAACAGGACAGCACGGGCACTGCCACTCCCCTGGTGAAAAAGGGACTGGACCTTAGCGGCATCCGGCTGAACTTCAACCTGGACGTGAACGAGAACGCCTACATAGAACTCATCTTTGACGAACGCACCGGTGATATTATTCGGGGCCGCGGCAAGGGCAACATCCGCATGGAGATTGACACCCGCGGGGAGTTTGCCATGTACGGCAACTATGAGATTGTGCAGGGCCGCTACAACTTTACCATGCTGGGGCTGGTGAACAAGGAATTCAACGTTCGCCCCGGCGGTACGGTCACCTGGAACGGAGACCCGCTTGAGGGACTGCTTAATATTACTGCCACCTACACCCAACGCGTGTCGCTGGAGCCCATTCTGGCCCTCAGCCAGCAGCAGTCCCAGAGCGCGGCAGCCCGGTCACGGTACCCGGTAACGGCGGTAATGGACCTGGACGGGCCCTTGACCACGCCCCAGATCAGGCTGAACCTTGAGTTCAATGATACCCCCAGCTTGCTGGAAGACCAGATTACCCGTTACCTGAACAACATAAGAAATGATGAGCAGGAATTGAACCGGCAGGTTTTCTCTCTGCTGGCTTTTAAGCGTTTGTCGGCGCAGGACGAGTTCCAGGTGGGCTTGGTAGGAGATTTGGGTAGCAGCGTGGGCGAGCTTTTCTCTAACCAGCTCAGTTATTGGCTCTCCCAGATTGACACCAACCTGGAGGTAGATATTGGGGTGAGTGGCTACGGCGACCAGGTGCTGGATGACGTGCAGCTGCGTCTGAGCTATACCTTTTTGGAGGGTCGCCTGAAAGTGACCCGCGAGGGCAGCGTTAGCAACACCAACCGCTTCGGGAACAACCGCTCCACCGCGGCCGGTGACTGGTCTGTGGAGTATTACCTGAGCAAAAGCGGGCAGCTTCGGCTACGCGCCACTTATGAAACCACGCCGCGTGACTTTGAGGCCAATACCACCGCCAGCCGCCAAACGGTAAGCGTGCTGCACCAAGCCAACTTTGACCAATTTGGGGAACTGTTCCGGCGCCGTCACCTGAGCAAACGCGCCCGCCGAGCTCTGGAGCGGCAGCAACCAGATTATAATATTGACACCGATGACCGCACCCCGGTGCCGCCTAAGGTGCTTCAATAG
- the tsaD gene encoding tRNA (adenosine(37)-N6)-threonylcarbamoyltransferase complex transferase subunit TsaD, which yields MNPTILAIESSCDETSASVIQNGQVLSNIVATQAIHEQYGGVVPELASRAHQQNIIPVVAQALQKANIAKSELDAVAFTRGPGLLGALLVGCSFAKSFALGLNLPLIEVNHMQAHILAHFIEDPKPKFPFLCLTVSGGHTQIVLVRDFLDMEVLGQTTDDAVGEAFDKSAKLLGLPYPGGPMLDKLAASGNPDRFQFPIVNLDGYDYSFSGIKTSILNFVKKNSAAEPDFVHHNLADICASIQSALIQTLMKKLVLAAKDLGIKEIAIAGGVSANSGLRATLQDYAKRLGWNVYIPGFEYCTDNAAMIAMAAHFQYLAGDFTDQYASPDPRLKV from the coding sequence ATGAACCCTACGATATTAGCGATTGAATCTTCATGTGATGAAACCTCTGCCTCTGTTATACAAAACGGGCAGGTGCTGTCAAACATTGTAGCCACGCAGGCAATCCATGAGCAATACGGCGGCGTGGTGCCAGAGTTAGCCTCCAGGGCCCACCAGCAAAACATTATTCCCGTAGTGGCCCAGGCCCTGCAAAAAGCAAATATAGCAAAATCTGAGTTGGATGCAGTGGCCTTCACCCGCGGGCCGGGGCTGCTGGGCGCACTGCTGGTAGGCTGCTCTTTTGCCAAGTCCTTTGCGCTGGGCTTGAACCTGCCCCTGATTGAGGTCAACCACATGCAGGCCCACATTCTGGCCCATTTCATTGAAGATCCCAAGCCTAAGTTCCCATTCCTTTGCCTGACCGTTAGCGGCGGCCACACCCAGATAGTTCTTGTACGTGATTTCCTGGACATGGAAGTGCTGGGCCAGACCACCGATGACGCCGTAGGGGAGGCCTTTGACAAGTCGGCCAAACTGCTGGGTCTCCCATACCCGGGCGGGCCCATGCTGGACAAACTGGCCGCCTCCGGAAACCCCGACCGCTTCCAATTTCCCATCGTGAACCTGGACGGCTACGACTATTCCTTCAGTGGCATCAAGACCTCCATCCTGAACTTCGTCAAAAAGAATAGTGCCGCAGAGCCAGACTTCGTGCACCACAATCTTGCCGATATCTGCGCCAGTATCCAGAGTGCCCTGATCCAGACCCTCATGAAAAAGCTGGTGTTAGCGGCCAAAGACCTGGGCATCAAAGAAATTGCCATTGCCGGCGGCGTATCTGCTAACTCCGGCCTGCGCGCGACTCTGCAGGACTACGCCAAACGCCTGGGCTGGAACGTCTATATCCCTGGCTTTGAGTACTGCACTGATAATGCCGCTATGATTGCCATGGCTGCCCACTTTCAATATTTGGCCGGTGATTTTACTGATCAATATGCTAGTCCAGATCCTAGGTTGAAAGTGTAG
- a CDS encoding M14 family metallopeptidase, which yields MRKPIILIIILMSLLEAQCQSSKINRDSTIQDIAKKTFDKHEDYKEASLKNRRFKHQDIVPLLQKLKENPLFDVKVVGQSVEKRDIYLVKVGTGKTKIMLWSQMHGDESTATMALFDFFNFLQETDKLDPVRKQILENSTLYIVPMLNPDGAEVFTRRNALQIDLNRDAIRLQSPEARLLKSLRDSLNPEFGFNLHDQSRLYTVGTTSKPATISFLAPAFDHAQTVNTVRDRAMRTIVGMNEGLQQLIPGQVAKYSDEHEPRAFGDNIQKWGTSVILIESGGYQNDPEKQTIRQLNFASIISALHLIGEQGYTNYKLEDYFKIPQNERYLYDLVVRQVKYRQNGIDTLLDIGIIRDETSARTPQGFFHRSNVQEIGDMSVFYGYEEVNGQGLNLVPGKVYATPFKNLSEITADRARQLLQEGYTTVRLETSPSNVNPVDLPLNIISSSAKVTHELGMGKGANFVLQTPEGQTRYAIVNGFVYDLQGPKPALFHGLVL from the coding sequence ATGCGGAAACCTATCATTCTTATTATCATCCTCATGAGCCTTCTGGAAGCCCAGTGCCAATCAAGTAAAATCAACCGAGATTCCACTATCCAAGACATAGCCAAAAAAACGTTTGACAAACACGAAGACTACAAAGAAGCCAGCCTGAAGAACCGGCGCTTTAAGCACCAGGACATTGTTCCCCTGCTGCAGAAACTGAAAGAGAACCCCCTGTTTGATGTGAAGGTGGTGGGGCAGTCGGTGGAGAAACGGGACATTTACCTGGTGAAGGTGGGCACCGGAAAAACCAAGATCATGCTCTGGTCTCAGATGCACGGCGATGAGTCTACGGCCACCATGGCGCTTTTTGACTTCTTTAATTTCCTGCAGGAAACAGATAAACTGGACCCGGTAAGAAAGCAAATCCTGGAGAACAGCACGCTTTATATTGTGCCTATGCTGAACCCCGACGGGGCCGAGGTATTCACCCGCCGCAATGCGCTGCAAATTGACCTGAACCGCGATGCCATCCGGTTGCAGAGCCCCGAGGCCCGGCTATTAAAGAGTCTGCGCGACAGCTTGAATCCGGAGTTCGGGTTTAACCTCCATGACCAGAGCCGCCTGTATACTGTGGGCACTACCTCCAAGCCTGCCACTATCTCGTTTCTGGCCCCAGCCTTTGACCACGCCCAGACCGTGAATACCGTGCGGGACCGCGCCATGCGCACCATTGTGGGCATGAACGAAGGACTGCAGCAACTTATTCCCGGGCAAGTGGCCAAATACTCAGATGAGCACGAGCCAAGGGCGTTTGGGGATAACATCCAGAAATGGGGCACCAGCGTGATCTTGATTGAGTCGGGTGGCTATCAAAACGACCCTGAGAAGCAGACCATCCGGCAGCTGAACTTTGCCTCAATCATTTCGGCGCTGCATTTAATAGGGGAGCAGGGGTATACCAACTACAAACTGGAAGACTATTTTAAGATTCCGCAGAATGAGCGCTACCTCTATGACTTGGTGGTGCGGCAGGTAAAGTACCGACAGAATGGCATAGACACCTTGCTGGACATCGGGATTATTAGGGATGAAACCAGCGCCCGTACGCCGCAGGGCTTCTTCCACCGGAGTAACGTGCAGGAGATAGGCGACATGAGTGTGTTTTACGGCTATGAGGAAGTGAATGGTCAGGGACTGAACCTGGTGCCCGGGAAAGTGTATGCCACCCCTTTCAAAAATCTGAGCGAGATCACCGCAGACCGGGCGCGCCAACTGCTGCAAGAAGGCTATACCACCGTGCGCCTGGAAACCTCGCCCAGTAACGTGAACCCCGTGGATCTGCCTTTGAACATCATCAGCTCCTCCGCTAAGGTGACGCATGAGCTGGGCATGGGCAAGGGCGCCAACTTCGTGTTGCAGACCCCGGAAGGACAGACCCGGTACGCCATTGTGAACGGTTTTGTCTATGACCTGCAAGGCCCTAAACCGGCGCTCTTCCACGGCCTGGTGCTGTAA
- a CDS encoding DUF1611 domain-containing protein produces the protein MDGNAIILTGGLLDQYPAKTAHGLIRGTERYNIIGVIDAKSAGKDAGEVVDGKNRNIPVYADLADFLKNSPEKAQYCLVGIAPKGGKLPEAMKATIAEAITNGINIVSGLHEYIRDMPDLADLARQHNVQITDVRKPKPKSELHFWTGKIKDIPAPRIAVLGTDVRMGKRTTTRLLTQAAEAAGFKAQMIFTGQTGWMQGRGKGFILDSTYNDFVSGELEYAILSSYEESQPDVFFIEGQAALRNPSGPCGSEYLVSGQVKYVVLQHAPARVYFDDNEELGIKIPPVSTEIQLIELYGAKVLAVTLNTAGLTLEQAREYQRQYAAELGLPVVLPLEDGVGRIVDLVKEVLEKETTAV, from the coding sequence ATGGACGGAAATGCCATCATTCTCACCGGCGGGTTGCTAGACCAATACCCCGCCAAAACCGCGCACGGCCTCATCAGGGGCACTGAACGCTATAACATAATAGGAGTCATAGATGCAAAGTCGGCAGGGAAAGACGCGGGCGAAGTGGTGGATGGCAAGAACCGCAACATTCCGGTGTACGCAGATTTAGCCGATTTTCTGAAAAACAGCCCCGAAAAGGCACAGTATTGTCTGGTGGGCATCGCCCCGAAGGGCGGGAAACTGCCGGAAGCCATGAAAGCCACCATTGCCGAGGCCATTACCAACGGGATCAATATTGTAAGTGGCCTGCACGAGTACATCAGGGACATGCCTGACCTGGCAGACCTGGCCCGGCAGCATAACGTCCAGATAACCGATGTGCGCAAACCCAAACCCAAAAGCGAGCTGCATTTCTGGACCGGCAAGATCAAAGACATTCCGGCCCCGCGCATTGCCGTATTGGGTACCGATGTACGGATGGGCAAGCGTACTACCACCCGCCTGTTAACCCAGGCCGCTGAAGCGGCGGGCTTTAAGGCGCAAATGATCTTTACCGGCCAAACCGGCTGGATGCAAGGTCGTGGCAAGGGCTTCATCTTGGACTCTACCTACAATGATTTCGTGTCTGGGGAACTGGAATATGCCATCTTATCCAGTTATGAGGAAAGCCAGCCAGATGTTTTCTTTATTGAAGGGCAGGCCGCGCTACGCAACCCCAGCGGTCCCTGCGGATCTGAATATCTGGTGTCTGGGCAGGTGAAATACGTGGTGTTGCAACATGCTCCCGCCCGTGTGTATTTTGATGACAATGAGGAGTTGGGCATTAAGATTCCGCCGGTATCCACTGAGATTCAATTGATAGAATTGTATGGCGCCAAGGTGCTGGCCGTGACCTTGAATACCGCCGGCCTTACCCTGGAACAGGCTCGGGAGTACCAGCGCCAATATGCCGCGGAATTGGGGCTACCGGTAGTGCTTCCGTTAGAAGACGGCGTAGGCCGAATTGTTGACCTGGTCAAAGAAGTTCTGGAAAAGGAAACTACCGCCGTATGA
- a CDS encoding mandelate racemase/muconate lactonizing enzyme family protein, with product MKIKEINVWKANLELTRPYTIAFKTVSAVENVLVELVAENGLTGIGAGNPSKEVTGEAFSSTWKALQPEHLDWLKGRDLREFQLLCEELPQRFPHNPAARAALDIALHDLFGKYLDVPLVSFLGQHIQKMPTSITIGIKSVEETLAEAEEYVGRGFTHLKVKVGESVEQDLERLVKLREAHGHLVTLRIDANQGWTTYDLANFCTRAQSLDIELIEQPLPGPMVDDLRDLPDAVKDLVAADESLLSPADAFRLAAEPRACGIFNIKLMKCGGVHAGRQIATIAQQAGIDLMWGCNDESIVSISAALHAAFSCSNTRYIDLDGSLDLARDVVSGGFILENGIMRPNGRPGLGVERL from the coding sequence ATGAAAATCAAAGAAATCAATGTCTGGAAAGCCAACCTGGAGTTAACCCGTCCCTACACCATCGCCTTTAAAACCGTCTCGGCGGTAGAGAACGTGCTGGTGGAGTTGGTAGCCGAAAACGGCCTGACCGGGATTGGGGCCGGTAATCCCAGCAAGGAAGTGACCGGTGAGGCCTTTTCCTCCACCTGGAAGGCCCTGCAGCCCGAGCACCTGGACTGGCTCAAGGGCCGGGACCTGCGGGAATTCCAGTTGCTCTGCGAGGAGCTGCCTCAGCGTTTCCCGCACAACCCGGCTGCCCGCGCCGCTCTGGACATAGCCCTGCATGACCTATTCGGCAAGTACCTTGATGTGCCGCTGGTTTCCTTCCTGGGCCAGCACATCCAGAAAATGCCTACCTCCATCACCATCGGGATAAAATCGGTGGAGGAGACCCTGGCCGAGGCCGAGGAATACGTGGGCCGCGGGTTCACGCACCTAAAAGTGAAAGTGGGGGAGAGTGTGGAGCAGGACCTGGAACGGCTGGTGAAACTGCGCGAAGCCCACGGGCACCTGGTGACCCTAAGAATTGACGCCAACCAAGGCTGGACCACCTATGACCTGGCCAATTTCTGCACCCGCGCCCAGTCCCTGGATATTGAACTGATTGAGCAGCCGCTGCCGGGCCCCATGGTAGACGATCTGCGGGACCTCCCGGACGCCGTGAAAGATTTAGTTGCTGCCGATGAGTCCTTGCTTTCCCCGGCCGACGCCTTTAGGCTAGCGGCTGAGCCGCGCGCCTGCGGTATCTTCAATATCAAACTCATGAAGTGCGGGGGCGTGCATGCCGGAAGGCAAATTGCCACCATTGCGCAGCAGGCCGGCATAGACCTGATGTGGGGTTGCAATGATGAAAGTATTGTTAGTATCTCAGCAGCCCTGCATGCGGCGTTTTCTTGCTCCAACACCCGCTACATTGACCTGGACGGCAGCCTGGACCTGGCCCGCGACGTGGTTTCCGGTGGGTTTATCCTGGAAAATGGCATCATGCGGCCCAATGGCAGACCTGGGCTGGGCGTGGAGCGGCTATAG
- a CDS encoding nucleoside recognition domain-containing protein, which translates to MVLNYLWAAFFIIAFCIALFKLIVFQDVEIFQKLVASTFDNAKTGFEISLGLTGVMTLWLGLMKVGERGGIIALFAKAVGPFFNRLFPEIPKNHPVFGSILMNFSANMLGLDNAATPLGLKAMKEMQELNPDKETASNAQIMFLVLNASGLTIIPISIMVFRAQMGAADPSDIFIPILLATFFSTLAGLISVALYQRINLFDKVVVLYLGTLILLIGLLIYYFSTISQEQIGTISTVASNVILFTIIVSFIGLALIRKVNVYEAFIEGAKEGFSVAITIIPYLVAILVAVGVFRVSGALDLIVGGIGQLFAWMGMNTDFVPALPVAFMKPLSGSGARGLMVEAMQTYGADSFVARVASTIQGSTETTFYILAVYFGSVGVRKTRYALVCGLIADLFGVIAAICLAYLFFH; encoded by the coding sequence ATGGTTTTAAATTATTTGTGGGCGGCGTTTTTCATCATCGCCTTCTGCATCGCGCTCTTCAAGCTTATTGTTTTTCAGGATGTTGAGATTTTCCAGAAGCTGGTAGCCAGTACCTTTGACAATGCCAAAACCGGGTTTGAGATTTCCCTGGGCCTTACCGGGGTGATGACCCTGTGGCTGGGCTTGATGAAAGTAGGGGAGCGGGGCGGTATCATTGCGCTGTTCGCCAAAGCGGTAGGACCATTCTTTAACCGCCTGTTCCCTGAGATCCCTAAGAACCACCCGGTGTTCGGCTCTATCTTGATGAACTTTTCGGCCAACATGCTGGGCCTTGACAATGCCGCCACGCCGTTGGGTCTAAAGGCCATGAAGGAAATGCAGGAACTGAACCCAGACAAGGAGACGGCCTCCAACGCGCAGATCATGTTTTTGGTGCTCAACGCCTCCGGCCTTACCATTATCCCTATCAGCATCATGGTATTCCGGGCCCAAATGGGCGCCGCCGACCCCTCAGATATTTTCATCCCAATATTGCTGGCTACGTTTTTCTCTACCTTAGCCGGTCTCATTTCAGTGGCCCTGTACCAGCGCATCAACTTATTTGACAAAGTGGTGGTGTTATACCTGGGGACTCTCATCCTGTTGATTGGCCTTCTGATCTATTACTTCTCTACTATCTCCCAGGAGCAGATTGGCACCATTTCCACGGTGGCCAGTAACGTGATCCTTTTCACCATCATTGTTTCTTTTATCGGCTTGGCCTTGATCAGGAAAGTGAATGTATATGAGGCGTTTATTGAAGGAGCCAAGGAAGGCTTCTCGGTGGCCATTACCATTATCCCGTACCTGGTGGCTATTCTGGTGGCTGTTGGCGTTTTCAGGGTGTCTGGGGCCCTGGATTTAATTGTAGGCGGAATAGGCCAGCTGTTCGCCTGGATGGGAATGAACACTGACTTTGTACCAGCCTTGCCCGTAGCTTTCATGAAGCCATTAAGCGGAAGCGGCGCGCGGGGCCTCATGGTGGAAGCCATGCAGACCTACGGTGCCGATTCCTTTGTGGCCCGGGTGGCCTCCACCATTCAGGGTTCTACAGAGACTACCTTCTATATTCTGGCGGTTTACTTCGGGTCTGTGGGCGTCCGCAAAACCCGCTACGCCCTGGTATGCGGCCTTATCGCAGACTTGTTTGGGGTAATTGCCGCTATTTGCCTGGCCTATCTCTTCTTCCACTAA